From the genome of Eublepharis macularius isolate TG4126 chromosome 12, MPM_Emac_v1.0, whole genome shotgun sequence, one region includes:
- the LOC129339724 gene encoding vomeronasal type-2 receptor 26-like codes for MDRQEDPLPIHHEFYQPGDLIIGGIASQIFFMHNTFSFEQQPGRRLSGEPISVPKYYQNVLSLVYAVKEINENPNILPNITLGFHILNNYFISRMTYKASLSLFSTHHRFIPNFGTHTQKMLIAVIGGLVSEISDNIATILAIYKVPQLTYGSYSPAQNDEIVSPTLYQMVPNEVYQYKGIVQLFHHFRWTWVGLLAADDDKGDTFLQTIIPLLSQNGICFAFIQKLPKRTYTGKLIDSFLEQLEMYPRLIESKANVYFVLGERSSMSALRWVLFLAEYMSLPPLGKVWIVTSQWEFESLTIQRSWDIEAFHGAISFTAHSSQLPGFQEFLQMVSPSWAKGDGFIQELWEQAFICSLRISNVPEENSRMCTGEEKLESLPGTLFETSMTGHSYNIYNAVYAVVYALHAIYLSNLKHKRLVDGRNFEFQSVQPWQLYRFLKSIIFNNSAGDTVHFDDHGELIGGFDVTNWITFSNSSFVRVKLGNMDPRTLPGKELTLNDAKIVWHRSFHQVPPLSVCNGRCLPGYSRKKKEGEKFCCYDCAQCPEGMISDQEDMDICIKCSQDHSPNLDKNQCIPKIIIYLSYKEPLGIFLATMAISFSVLTALVLGVFMQHHNTPIVKANNRSLSYILLVSLFLCFLCSLLFIGQPAKVTCLLRQTVFGIVFSVALSSVLAKTINVVLAFMAKKPGSAMRKWVGKRLVNSILFSCSVIQEGLCSFWLSTNPPFPDMDLNSVDGKIVEECNEGSDAMFYCVLGYLGFLAIASFAVAFFARKLPDSFNEAKFITFSMLVFCSVWLSFVPTYLSTKGKYMVAVEIFSILASSAGLLGCIFFPKCYILVLRPDLNNRKRFLMRKK; via the exons ATGGACAGACAG GAAGATCCTCTTCCCATTCATCACGAATTTTATCAGCCGGGTGACCTTATCATTGGAGGGATTGCTTCTCAAATCTTCTTTATGCACAATACTTTCTCTTTTGAGCAACAGCCTGGAAGGAGGCTGAGTGGCGAACCCAT TTCAGTGCCAAAATACTACCAGAATGTCTTATCTTTGGTATATGCCGTCAAAGAAATCAATGAGAATCCCAACATCTTACCAAACATTACTCTGGGTTTCCACATCCTCAACAACTACTTCATTTCAAGGATGACGTATAAGGCTTCCCTGAGCCTATTTTCTACACATCATAGGTTTATCCCTAACTTTGGAACTCACACCCAGAAAATGCTGATAGCTGTCATTGGAGGACTTGTCTCTGAAATCTCTGACAACATCGCTACCATTTTAGCCATATACAAGGTTCCGCAG CTCACTTATGGATCATATTCTCCAGCACAGAACGATGAAATTGTATCCCCAACTTTGTACCAGATGGTCCCAAATGAAGTATATCAGTACAAAGGGATCGTCCAGTTATTTCATCATTTCAGATGGACATGGGTGGGGCTCTTGGCAGCAGATGATGACAAAGGGGACACCTTTCTGCAGACAATAATACCCCTGCTTTCTCAAAATGGCATCTGTTTTGCCTTCATACAAAAATTGCCAAAGCGGACCTATACAGGCAAGTTGATAGATTCATTTCTAGAGCAGCTGGAAATGTATCCCCGCCTCATAGAAAGCAAAGCCAATGTGTATTTTGTACTGGGTGAACGTTCATCAATGTCGGCTTTGAGATGGGTACTCTTTCTAGCAGAATACATGTCACTGCCCCCTCTTGGGAAAGTATGGATTGTTACATCCCAATGGGAATTCGAATCACTGACCATTCAAAGAAGCTGGGATATAGAAGCTTTCCATGGTGCCATATCCTTCACAGCTCACTCCAGCCAGCTACCAGGATTCCAAGAATTTCTTCAGATGGTAAGTCCTTCCTGGGCCAAAGGAGatggctttattcaggaattatGGGAACAAGCATTCATTTGCTCATTGAGAATATCTAATGTGCCTGAAGAAAACAGCAGAATGTGCACTGGGGAAGAGAAGCTAGAGAGCTTACCTGGGACATTGTTTGAAACTAgcatgactggccacagctacaacatctacaatgctgtctatgctgtggTATATGCTTTGCATGCCATTTATTTATCCAATCTGAAACATAAAAGACTGGTGGATGGAAGGAATTTTGAGTTTCAGAGTGTTCAGCCATGGCAG CTCTATCGCTTTCTGAAAAGTATCATCTTCAATAACAGCGCAGGTGACACTGTGCATTTTGATGACCACGGAGAACTGATTGGAGGATTTGATGTAACAAACTGGATAACCTTCTCTAATAGCTCTTTTGTGAGAGTAAAATTGGGAAATATGGATCCTCGGACTCTGCCAGGAAAAGAGTTAACCCTAAATGATGCTAAAATTGTGTGGCATAGAAGCTTTCACCAG GTGCCACCCCTTTCTGTGTGCAATGGCCGCTGCCTTCCTGGCTACAGCAGGaaaaagaaggagggagagaaatttTGCTGCTACGATTGCGCTCAGTGTCCAGAGGGGATGATCTCTGACCAGGAGG ACATGGACATCTGTATCAAATGTTCACAAGATCATAGTCCCAATTTGGACAAAAATCAATGCATTCCCAAGATAATTATCTACCTTTCCTACAAAGAACCTTTAGGAATCTTCTTAGCAACAATGGCTATTTCTTTCTCTGTGCTGACAGCTCTGGTGCTTGGAGTCTTTATGCAGCACCACAACACccccatagtcaaagccaacaacagaAGCCTCAGCTACATTCTCCtggtctctctctttctttgcttCCTCTGCTCCTTGCTTTTCATTGGACAGCCTGCAAAAGTGACCTGCCTTCTTCGGCAAACTGTTTTTGGCATCGTCTTCTCTGTGGCCCTCTCCAGCGTGCTAGCCAAAACCATCAATGTGGTTCTGGCATTCATGGCAAAGAAACCAGGATCTGCaatgaggaaatgggtggggaaaagactggTAAATTCTATTCTTTTTTCCTGCTCCGTTATTCAAGAAGGACTTTGTAGTTTTTGGCTAAGTACCAACCCTCCATTTCCAGATATGGACTTGAATTCAGTGGATGGGAAAATTGTAGAGGAATGTAATGAGGGCTCAGATGCCATGTTTTATTGTGTTCTGGGCTATCTGGGCTTCCTTGCTATTGCCAGCTTTGCTGTGGCTTTCTTTGCTAGGAAATTACCTGatagttttaatgaagccaaatTTATCACTTTTAGCATgttggtcttttgcagtgtttggctgtCCTTTGTCCCCACCTACCTGAGCACTAAAGGAaaatacatggtggccgtggagatcttttctatcttggcctccagtgctggcttATTGGGCTGCATATTTTTCCCCAAATGTTACATCCTTGTTTTGAGGCCTGACCTTAATAATAGGAAGCGATTCTTGATGAGAAAAAAATAA